From Desulfuromonas soudanensis, the proteins below share one genomic window:
- a CDS encoding sigma-54-dependent transcriptional regulator: MADKQTVLVIDDDDSLRRVTEYTLSEAGYRVLVAANGKDGLAVFTREAPTVVITDIQMPVLSGYEVLRRIKEERPDTLVIVITAFGTVENAVEAMKEGAYDYITKPFSRDELRMVVAKGFAFLGMVEENRRLREQLSDRVDFSRLVGISDEMQEVFNLVRRVAPSEATVLISGESGTGKELIARAIHGGSDRSGAPFVAVNCAAIPRELLESELFGHVRGSFTGAVKDRKGKFELADGGTLFLDEIGELPLDLQPKLLRALQEREIEPVGGGLRRVDVRVVAATNRDLEGGMEEGTFREDLYYRLAVIPLLLPPLRQRSADVPLLVKHFLAKHGGAGITVADSAMAALEAYDWPGNVRELENAVERMIILRRGDLLEAADLPPKIRQGEKKERGGVLTLPDEGYSLEALEREAVVEALRRNNWNQTHAAAFLRIPRHTLVYRMEKYEIRKPS; this comes from the coding sequence GTGGCAGACAAACAGACCGTACTGGTCATCGACGACGACGATTCCCTGCGCCGGGTCACCGAATATACCCTGTCCGAGGCCGGATACCGGGTCCTGGTGGCCGCCAACGGCAAGGACGGTCTGGCCGTCTTCACCCGGGAGGCGCCAACCGTGGTGATCACCGATATCCAGATGCCGGTCCTCTCGGGGTATGAAGTGCTGCGCCGCATCAAGGAGGAGCGCCCCGACACCCTGGTGATTGTCATCACCGCCTTCGGCACCGTGGAAAACGCCGTCGAGGCGATGAAGGAGGGGGCCTACGACTACATCACCAAACCCTTCAGCCGCGACGAGTTGCGCATGGTGGTCGCCAAGGGTTTTGCCTTTCTCGGCATGGTCGAGGAGAACCGGCGTCTGCGGGAACAACTCTCCGACCGGGTCGATTTCAGCCGCCTGGTCGGAATTTCCGATGAAATGCAGGAGGTCTTCAACCTGGTGCGGCGGGTCGCTCCCAGCGAGGCGACGGTGCTGATCAGCGGCGAAAGCGGGACCGGCAAGGAGCTCATCGCCCGGGCGATCCACGGCGGCAGTGATCGGAGCGGAGCCCCCTTCGTCGCCGTCAACTGTGCCGCCATCCCCCGGGAGCTCCTCGAGAGCGAGCTTTTCGGACATGTGCGCGGCTCCTTCACCGGTGCCGTCAAGGACCGCAAGGGGAAGTTCGAACTGGCCGACGGCGGGACCCTGTTCCTCGACGAGATCGGCGAACTCCCTCTCGACCTGCAGCCCAAGCTGCTGCGCGCGTTGCAGGAGCGGGAGATCGAGCCGGTGGGAGGGGGGCTGCGCAGGGTCGATGTCCGGGTGGTGGCTGCGACCAACCGCGATCTCGAGGGGGGGATGGAGGAGGGGACCTTTCGCGAGGATCTCTATTACCGGCTGGCGGTCATCCCCCTGCTCCTCCCTCCCCTGCGCCAGCGCTCCGCCGACGTGCCGCTGCTGGTGAAGCACTTCCTCGCCAAGCACGGCGGTGCCGGAATTACCGTCGCCGACTCGGCCATGGCCGCTCTTGAGGCCTATGACTGGCCGGGGAACGTGCGCGAACTGGAGAACGCCGTGGAGCGGATGATCATCCTGCGGCGCGGCGACCTTCTCGAGGCGGCGGACCTCCCTCCCAAGATCCGCCAGGGGGAGAAAAAGGAAAGGGGCGGAGTCCTTACCCTTCCCGATGAGGGGTATTCCCTCGAAGCCCTCGAGCGGGAAGCGGTCGTCGAGGCGCTACGGCGCAACAATTGGAATCAGACGCACGCGGCGGCTTTTTTGCGCATCCCCCGCCATACCCTGGTTTACCGCATGGAAAAATATGAAATCCGCAAACCCTCCTGA
- a CDS encoding PaaI family thioesterase, translating into MARLLVPEMTPVSPDGPPQFALEGWVDTAPFEDLLGIVIESAGKGRARLSLPFVVRLAQGGGVLHGGALTTLADTAVAMAIKTLLPAGTRFATTELSTRFLAPLCRGRVTAEACVTGPQGRTFQGEATVRDEEGCEVARFTSVFRVARGQGFDE; encoded by the coding sequence ATGGCACGACTTCTGGTCCCTGAAATGACGCCCGTAAGCCCCGACGGACCTCCCCAGTTCGCCCTCGAAGGGTGGGTCGACACCGCCCCCTTCGAGGATCTTCTCGGCATCGTCATCGAGAGTGCCGGGAAGGGGAGGGCAAGGCTCTCTCTCCCCTTCGTCGTGCGCCTGGCGCAGGGGGGAGGGGTGCTGCACGGCGGGGCCCTGACCACCCTGGCCGATACCGCCGTCGCCATGGCGATCAAGACCCTTCTTCCGGCCGGGACCCGTTTTGCCACCACCGAACTCTCCACCCGTTTTCTCGCCCCGCTGTGCCGCGGGCGCGTCACCGCCGAGGCCTGCGTGACCGGTCCGCAGGGGCGCACCTTTCAGGGGGAGGCGACGGTCCGCGACGAAGAAGGGTGCGAGGTGGCCCGCTTCACTTCGGTCTTCCGGGTCGCCCGCGGCCAGGGGTTCGACGAATGA
- a CDS encoding metallopeptidase family protein, with the protein MNRRTFEGLVRKAVAGIPDEFLGKVKNLSIQVEDWADPETLAEVGFDDPRDLLGYYRGWPLAERGHEYGNCLPDLIIIYQGAVEDYRLETGEPLLRIIRQTVVHELAHYFGFSEEEMDRIEDLWAGKEDAS; encoded by the coding sequence ATGAACCGCCGGACCTTCGAGGGGCTGGTCCGCAAGGCGGTGGCCGGTATACCCGACGAATTTCTCGGCAAGGTGAAAAACCTCTCCATCCAGGTCGAGGATTGGGCCGATCCCGAGACCCTGGCCGAGGTCGGTTTCGACGATCCCCGCGATCTCCTCGGCTATTACCGCGGCTGGCCCCTGGCCGAGCGCGGCCACGAGTACGGCAACTGTCTCCCCGACCTGATCATCATCTACCAGGGCGCGGTGGAAGATTACCGCCTGGAGACGGGAGAGCCGCTGCTGCGCATCATCCGCCAGACCGTCGTTCATGAACTGGCCCACTACTTCGGCTTCTCCGAAGAGGAGATGGATCGGATCGAGGACCTGTGGGCGGGCAAGGAGGACGCATCTTGA
- a CDS encoding TlpA disulfide reductase family protein has protein sequence MRISLVILGCAIFLHPLFSPAFAGGSRPEPKTTAVAKGTLAPDFALKNLQGKTVELSSFRGQVVLVNFWATWCPPCLEEMPSMEKLQTLMAGEKFVLLAINVEEDGEENVKHFLKKNRHTFPILLDSEAEVQARYGVYRFPETFVVGKDGIVTDHIIGAIDWASEDTVKYFKKLVGR, from the coding sequence ATGCGTATTTCTCTGGTGATTCTCGGTTGCGCGATTTTTCTCCACCCCCTCTTCAGCCCGGCTTTTGCCGGCGGGAGCCGCCCCGAGCCCAAGACGACAGCTGTTGCCAAGGGGACCCTCGCCCCCGACTTCGCCCTGAAAAATCTCCAGGGAAAGACGGTCGAACTTTCCAGCTTCCGCGGGCAGGTGGTCCTGGTGAATTTCTGGGCCACCTGGTGTCCCCCCTGCTTGGAAGAGATGCCGAGTATGGAAAAGCTGCAGACGCTCATGGCCGGTGAGAAGTTCGTCCTGCTGGCCATCAACGTCGAGGAAGACGGCGAGGAAAACGTCAAACACTTCCTCAAGAAAAATCGCCACACCTTTCCGATCCTTCTCGACTCGGAAGCCGAGGTCCAGGCGCGCTATGGCGTCTACCGTTTTCCCGAGACCTTTGTCGTCGGCAAGGACGGCATCGTCACCGATCACATCATCGGCGCCATCGACTGGGCCTCCGAGGATACGGTGAAATATTTCAAGAAACTGGTCGGGAGATAG
- a CDS encoding cytochrome c biogenesis CcdA family protein: MNPSADVTFWIAFSGGVLSFFSPCVLPLIPSYLTYITGLSFGQLKDENPTAKVRITVALHSLTFIAGFSAVFITLGAIAGIASFTFQEHLREGLMWVQKVGGILIFLFGVHMSGLFHFGVLLGEKRVQIHSKPHGFVGTFLVGLAFAAGWTPCIGPILGAILALAAGTNATASHGILLLSAYSAGLGIPFFLSGVLFHSFLTAFNRFRKHIRLLEIFTGVLLMVVGAMLFFDLLGRLSGYLYRWFPVTG, encoded by the coding sequence ATGAATCCGAGTGCCGATGTCACTTTCTGGATTGCCTTTTCCGGCGGCGTCCTCTCCTTTTTCTCTCCCTGCGTGCTGCCGCTGATCCCCTCCTATCTCACCTATATCACCGGACTCTCCTTCGGCCAGCTCAAGGATGAGAACCCCACCGCCAAAGTGCGGATCACCGTCGCTCTCCACTCCCTGACCTTCATTGCCGGCTTTTCAGCGGTCTTTATCACCCTCGGCGCCATCGCCGGCATCGCCTCCTTCACCTTTCAGGAACATCTCCGCGAGGGGCTGATGTGGGTGCAGAAGGTCGGCGGCATCCTGATCTTCCTCTTCGGCGTGCACATGTCCGGCCTCTTTCATTTCGGCGTCCTTCTCGGCGAGAAGAGGGTGCAGATCCACAGCAAACCCCATGGGTTTGTCGGTACCTTCCTCGTCGGCCTCGCTTTTGCCGCCGGTTGGACCCCCTGCATCGGCCCGATCCTCGGCGCCATTCTCGCCCTCGCCGCCGGAACCAACGCCACCGCCAGCCACGGCATCCTCCTCCTCTCCGCCTATTCCGCCGGACTCGGCATCCCCTTTTTCCTCTCCGGGGTGCTCTTTCACTCCTTTCTCACCGCCTTCAACCGCTTCCGCAAGCACATCCGTCTCCTGGAAATCTTCACCGGAGTGCTCCTCATGGTCGTGGGGGCGATGCTCTTCTTCGATCTCCTCGGCAGGCTCTCCGGCTATCTCTACCGCTGGTTCCCCGTCACCGGTTAG
- a CDS encoding Fur family transcriptional regulator translates to MAAGKKEFHEYLVRQGLKSTRQRDLILDEFLRCASHPSTEELYLRLRKKHPGIGYATVHRSLKLFAEAGIAEARHFGDGQTRYESTASAEHHDHLVCTACGAISEFEDPRIEQLQEKVAKDHGFTITSHRLELYGLCSACSSRPQTG, encoded by the coding sequence ATGGCGGCAGGGAAAAAGGAATTTCACGAATATCTGGTCCGGCAGGGTCTCAAGTCGACCAGACAGCGCGACCTCATTCTCGATGAATTCCTGCGCTGCGCTTCCCACCCCTCCACCGAGGAGCTCTACCTGCGGCTGCGAAAAAAGCACCCGGGGATCGGCTACGCCACGGTACACCGTTCCCTGAAGCTCTTCGCCGAGGCCGGCATCGCCGAGGCCCGGCACTTCGGGGACGGCCAGACCCGCTACGAATCGACGGCCAGCGCCGAGCACCACGACCATCTGGTCTGCACCGCCTGCGGCGCGATCAGCGAATTCGAGGATCCGCGCATCGAGCAGCTCCAGGAAAAGGTGGCCAAGGACCACGGCTTCACCATCACCAGCCACCGCCTGGAACTCTACGGCCTCTGCTCCGCCTGTTCTTCCCGGCCGCAAACGGGTTGA
- the feoB gene encoding ferrous iron transport protein B — translation MTSTAHNLATPPKIVLVGNPNVGKSVLFNALTGSYTTVSNYPGTSVEVSRGYCDLAGVRYEVLDTPGMYSLLPITEEERVARAILLAEDPHVVVHVIDARNLERMLPMTLQLVEAGLPVVLVVNILDEAERLGMAIDIPLLQEKLGIPVFGAAAARKRGLKEIRSALGAPVSEKRAVFAYASDLERDILKVAAALDGDYRIDRRALALLLLQKDQEIAELVRATEREGGGAVERTVNEVVFERRVDLHLRISLERRRVCKGLLAGVITQQQRDGIPFAERLSGWTMNPWTGVPLLLLVLYFGLYKFVGGFGAGTVVDFLEGTLFEEIINPFAIALADRYLTWNWLHELLVGEYGVFTLGVRYAVALVLPIVGTFFIAFSVIEDTGYFPRLAMLVDRVFKRIGLNGRAVIPIVLGFGCDTMATMVTRTLETVRERVLATLLLALAIPCSAQLGVILGLLSGVPGALAVWTGAMVGIFLLIGLLAAHLVPGERPMFYMEIPPLRLPQIRNVLVKTLTRMQWYFMEIFPLFVIASVLLWAGKMTGALQWLVGVMAPVMRVLGLPEEASSAFIFGFFRRDFGAAGLYDLQTAGLLTPVQLTVAAVTLTLFVPCVAQFLMMQKERGWKVSGGIFALVTLLAFTTGWALNKALLFSGVLS, via the coding sequence ATGACCTCCACCGCCCATAACCTTGCCACCCCGCCGAAGATCGTTCTGGTCGGCAACCCCAACGTCGGCAAAAGCGTTCTCTTCAACGCCCTCACCGGGTCCTACACCACCGTCTCCAACTATCCCGGGACCTCCGTCGAGGTCTCCCGCGGCTACTGCGACCTGGCGGGGGTGCGCTACGAGGTCCTCGATACCCCGGGGATGTACTCGCTGTTGCCGATTACCGAAGAGGAGCGGGTCGCCCGGGCGATCCTCCTGGCAGAAGATCCCCATGTGGTGGTGCATGTCATCGACGCCCGCAACCTCGAGCGGATGCTGCCGATGACCCTGCAGCTGGTGGAGGCCGGCCTCCCCGTCGTCCTGGTGGTCAACATCCTGGACGAGGCCGAGCGTCTCGGTATGGCCATCGACATCCCCCTTCTGCAGGAGAAGCTCGGCATCCCCGTCTTCGGCGCCGCCGCCGCCCGCAAGCGCGGCCTCAAGGAGATCCGCTCCGCCCTTGGCGCCCCTGTCTCGGAAAAACGGGCGGTTTTCGCCTACGCCAGCGACCTGGAGCGGGACATCCTGAAGGTCGCCGCCGCCCTGGACGGCGACTACCGCATCGACCGCCGCGCCCTGGCCCTTCTCCTGCTGCAAAAAGACCAGGAGATCGCCGAACTGGTCCGCGCCACCGAAAGGGAAGGGGGGGGCGCCGTCGAGCGCACCGTCAATGAGGTGGTCTTCGAGCGCCGCGTCGATCTCCACCTCCGCATCAGTCTCGAGCGGCGAAGGGTCTGCAAGGGGCTCCTCGCCGGGGTCATCACCCAGCAGCAGCGCGACGGGATCCCCTTCGCCGAGCGCCTCTCCGGCTGGACCATGAACCCCTGGACCGGCGTCCCCCTCCTCCTGCTGGTCCTCTACTTCGGGCTCTACAAGTTCGTCGGCGGTTTCGGCGCCGGTACGGTGGTCGATTTCCTGGAGGGGACCCTCTTCGAGGAAATCATCAACCCCTTTGCCATCGCCCTCGCCGATCGTTATCTGACCTGGAACTGGCTCCATGAACTCCTCGTCGGCGAGTACGGAGTCTTCACCCTCGGGGTGCGTTACGCCGTCGCCCTCGTCCTCCCCATCGTCGGCACCTTCTTCATCGCATTTTCTGTGATCGAGGATACCGGCTACTTCCCCCGACTGGCCATGCTCGTCGACCGGGTCTTCAAAAGGATCGGCCTCAACGGCCGTGCCGTCATCCCCATCGTTCTCGGCTTCGGCTGCGACACCATGGCGACCATGGTCACCCGGACCCTCGAGACGGTGCGCGAGCGCGTCCTGGCCACCCTCCTCCTCGCCCTGGCCATCCCCTGCAGCGCCCAGCTCGGCGTCATCCTCGGCCTCCTCTCCGGCGTCCCCGGCGCTCTGGCCGTCTGGACCGGCGCCATGGTCGGCATCTTTTTGCTCATCGGCCTTCTCGCCGCCCATCTCGTTCCCGGCGAGCGGCCGATGTTCTACATGGAGATTCCGCCGCTGCGTCTCCCGCAGATCCGCAACGTTCTGGTCAAGACCCTGACCCGCATGCAGTGGTACTTCATGGAGATCTTCCCCCTCTTCGTCATCGCCTCGGTCCTCCTCTGGGCCGGCAAGATGACCGGGGCTCTGCAGTGGCTGGTCGGTGTCATGGCCCCGGTGATGCGCGTCCTCGGCCTCCCCGAGGAAGCGTCTTCGGCCTTCATCTTCGGTTTCTTCCGCCGCGACTTCGGCGCCGCCGGTCTCTACGACCTGCAGACCGCAGGCCTTCTCACCCCGGTGCAGCTCACCGTCGCCGCGGTGACCCTGACCCTCTTCGTCCCCTGCGTCGCCCAGTTTCTGATGATGCAGAAGGAGCGGGGGTGGAAGGTCTCGGGAGGGATCTTCGCCCTCGTCACCCTGCTGGCCTTCACCACCGGTTGGGCTCTGAACAAGGCCCTTCTCTTCAGCGGAGTCCTCTCATGA
- a CDS encoding metal-dependent transcriptional regulator, translating into MKLTAKAEDLLEALWLATVEGGDNSAHLETLGVGPDDEDLGELVRLAYIEIKGERVYLRPEGRPEAQMTVRRHRLAERLVMDIFDLKGEKGDARACEFEHLLHQGVDTKICTLLNHPTTCPHGKPIPPGKCCEAARAAGEVGVVALTELKAGEQGEIAYLSTVDAKKMQKLMSMGVLPGNTLSLSRSYPSYIFKVGNSEFAVDEELAREIFIRKG; encoded by the coding sequence ATGAAACTGACCGCCAAAGCAGAAGATCTCCTCGAGGCACTGTGGCTTGCCACCGTCGAGGGGGGAGACAACTCCGCCCATCTCGAAACCCTCGGAGTCGGTCCCGACGACGAGGATCTAGGCGAACTCGTGCGCCTGGCCTATATCGAGATCAAAGGGGAACGGGTCTACCTGCGCCCCGAAGGACGCCCCGAAGCGCAGATGACCGTGCGCCGCCATCGCCTCGCCGAACGGTTGGTGATGGACATCTTCGACCTCAAGGGGGAGAAGGGGGACGCCCGCGCCTGCGAGTTCGAGCACCTCCTCCACCAGGGGGTCGACACCAAGATCTGCACCCTCCTCAACCATCCCACCACCTGCCCCCACGGCAAGCCGATCCCCCCGGGGAAGTGCTGCGAGGCGGCCCGCGCCGCCGGAGAGGTCGGCGTCGTCGCCCTCACCGAGCTCAAGGCGGGCGAACAGGGGGAGATCGCCTATCTCTCCACAGTCGACGCCAAGAAGATGCAGAAGCTCATGAGCATGGGAGTCCTCCCCGGCAACACCCTGTCTCTGAGCCGCAGTTATCCCTCCTACATCTTCAAGGTCGGCAACTCCGAGTTCGCCGTCGACGAGGAGCTGGCGCGGGAGATCTTCATTCGCAAGGGGTAG
- a CDS encoding nicotinate phosphoribosyltransferase, with protein sequence MKRSQYSALLTDLYELTMLAGYFDEGMHQKPAVFDLFFRTNPFTGSYAVFAGLEPALHYLEGLRFTEDDLDYLKSLEIFKPAFLHFLRDFRFTGRVTAPPEGTVVFANEPLLTVEGTLAEAQFVETALLNIINFQTLAATKAARIRLSAGDGEVLEFGLRRAQGPDGGLSVARAAFIGGVRSTSNVWAGERFGIPVKGTHAHSWIMAFADELSAFRAYADSFPDACILLVDTYDTLKSGLPNALTVARELRERGHELFGIRLDSGDLAYLSKEARRLFDEAGFPGVKIVASNELDEYVIHSIRDEGGRIDIYGVGTRLATCDGEGGGALGGVYKLVRFDGRPKLKVTSDIAKATLPDCKRVLRGIKRDGSFLMDILCLKEENIASGARVYDPTNPLRNTTVPEGVTLEEIRQTVMEGGEITVESPPLQEMADRSLAELQRLPEGSLRLFNPHRYKVAMSQGLHDLRSRLMEEIRRND encoded by the coding sequence ATGAAACGCAGCCAGTATTCCGCCCTCCTCACCGACCTCTATGAGCTGACCATGCTGGCCGGCTACTTCGACGAGGGGATGCACCAAAAGCCGGCGGTCTTCGACCTCTTTTTTCGCACCAATCCCTTTACCGGAAGCTATGCGGTCTTTGCCGGTCTCGAACCGGCCCTGCACTATCTTGAGGGCCTGCGCTTCACGGAGGACGATCTCGACTACCTGAAGAGCCTGGAGATTTTCAAGCCCGCCTTTCTTCACTTTCTGCGGGATTTCCGATTTACCGGCCGGGTCACCGCCCCGCCGGAGGGGACGGTCGTCTTTGCCAACGAGCCCCTCCTCACCGTGGAGGGGACGCTGGCCGAGGCCCAGTTCGTGGAGACGGCGCTCCTCAACATCATCAATTTCCAGACCCTGGCGGCGACCAAGGCGGCGCGCATACGGCTTTCTGCCGGCGACGGGGAAGTCCTCGAGTTCGGTCTGCGCCGCGCCCAGGGCCCTGACGGCGGGCTGTCGGTAGCACGGGCCGCGTTTATCGGCGGGGTGCGCAGTACCAGCAACGTCTGGGCCGGAGAGCGCTTCGGAATCCCCGTCAAGGGGACCCATGCCCACAGCTGGATCATGGCCTTTGCCGATGAACTGAGCGCCTTTCGCGCCTATGCCGACTCCTTCCCCGACGCCTGCATCCTGTTGGTGGACACCTACGACACCCTCAAAAGCGGCCTTCCCAACGCCCTCACCGTCGCCCGGGAGTTGCGGGAGAGGGGGCACGAGCTCTTCGGGATACGCCTCGATTCGGGAGATCTCGCCTATCTGAGCAAGGAGGCGCGCCGCCTCTTCGACGAGGCCGGCTTCCCCGGGGTGAAGATCGTCGCCTCCAACGAACTCGACGAGTACGTGATCCACTCGATCCGCGACGAGGGGGGAAGGATCGACATCTACGGGGTGGGGACGCGCCTGGCGACCTGCGACGGCGAAGGAGGAGGGGCTCTGGGGGGGGTCTACAAACTTGTCCGCTTCGACGGCCGACCGAAACTCAAGGTGACCAGCGACATCGCCAAGGCGACCCTGCCGGACTGCAAGCGGGTGCTCCGGGGAATCAAAAGGGACGGTTCCTTCCTCATGGATATTCTGTGCCTCAAGGAGGAGAATATCGCTTCGGGAGCCAGGGTCTACGACCCGACCAACCCCCTGCGCAACACGACGGTTCCCGAGGGAGTCACTCTCGAAGAGATCCGGCAGACCGTTATGGAAGGGGGAGAAATCACCGTGGAATCCCCTCCTCTGCAGGAGATGGCGGATCGCTCTCTTGCCGAACTGCAACGCCTCCCCGAAGGATCGCTGCGCCTCTTCAACCCCCATCGCTACAAGGTGGCGATGAGCCAGGGACTGCACGATCTGCGCAGCCGCCTGATGGAGGAAATCCGAAGGAACGACTAG
- a CDS encoding SIR2 family NAD-dependent protein deacylase, which translates to MDKSEEVQKAARIIRSARALVITAGAGMGVDSGLPDFRGDHGFWNAYPMYRHLGISFIAAANPAHFERDPPFGWGFYGHRTNLYRQTVPHHGFELLRRWAERFDLDTFVVTSNVDGQFQKAGFAEEAILEVHGSIHHLQCIKPCSMEIWPNDAEIPVDPSTMRAGVIPRCIRCGDTARPNVLMFGDSSWIGGRSHGQQMRFDLFCEQHRAAPLAVIELGAGTAIPTIRYLSEELGRYREAGVIRINPREPHIGPPHVSLPCGALEGLSAIERALGE; encoded by the coding sequence ATGGACAAGAGTGAAGAGGTACAGAAGGCGGCGCGGATCATCCGCAGCGCCCGGGCCCTGGTGATCACCGCCGGGGCGGGGATGGGGGTCGATTCGGGACTCCCCGATTTTCGTGGCGACCACGGTTTCTGGAACGCCTACCCCATGTACCGGCACCTCGGCATCAGCTTCATCGCCGCCGCCAACCCCGCCCATTTCGAGAGGGATCCCCCCTTCGGCTGGGGTTTCTACGGCCACCGCACCAACCTCTACCGCCAGACGGTTCCCCACCACGGCTTCGAGCTGCTGCGCCGCTGGGCGGAGCGTTTCGACCTCGACACCTTCGTCGTCACCTCCAACGTCGACGGCCAGTTCCAGAAGGCCGGGTTCGCCGAAGAGGCCATCCTCGAGGTTCACGGCTCCATTCATCACCTGCAGTGCATCAAGCCCTGTTCCATGGAGATCTGGCCCAACGACGCCGAGATTCCCGTCGATCCGTCGACCATGCGCGCCGGCGTCATCCCCCGCTGCATCCGCTGCGGCGACACGGCCCGTCCCAACGTCCTGATGTTCGGCGACTCCTCCTGGATCGGCGGGCGCAGTCACGGCCAGCAGATGCGCTTCGATCTCTTTTGCGAACAGCACCGCGCCGCCCCCCTGGCGGTGATCGAACTCGGAGCCGGAACGGCCATTCCCACCATCCGTTATCTCAGCGAAGAGCTCGGGCGCTACCGGGAGGCCGGAGTGATCCGCATCAATCCCCGAGAACCCCACATCGGCCCCCCGCACGTCTCCCTTCCCTGCGGCGCCCTGGAGGGGCTGTCCGCCATCGAACGGGCCCTCGGAGAGTGA
- the ybaK gene encoding Cys-tRNA(Pro) deacylase, with product MAKDKTPVTAAIRQLRQAGVSFTGHPYAYEEKGGTAVSARELGVDEHQVIKTLIMEDENKKPLIVLMHGDRQVSTRELARVLGVKTIAPCAPEAANRHSGYLVGGTSPFGTKKAMPVYLEETILDLPRIYLNGGKRGFLVGLDPADVVRILKPTPVHVAI from the coding sequence ATGGCCAAGGACAAAACACCGGTCACGGCCGCGATTCGTCAACTGCGCCAGGCGGGGGTCAGCTTCACCGGTCACCCCTACGCCTATGAGGAAAAGGGGGGGACTGCCGTCTCGGCCCGGGAACTCGGAGTCGATGAACACCAGGTGATCAAGACCCTGATCATGGAGGATGAGAACAAAAAACCGTTGATCGTCCTCATGCACGGCGACCGCCAGGTTTCGACCAGGGAACTGGCCCGGGTCCTCGGCGTCAAGACCATCGCTCCCTGCGCCCCCGAGGCCGCCAACCGCCATTCCGGGTACCTGGTCGGGGGGACCTCCCCCTTCGGCACCAAAAAGGCGATGCCGGTCTACCTCGAAGAGACGATTCTCGATCTGCCGCGCATCTACCTCAACGGCGGCAAGCGCGGCTTTCTCGTCGGGCTCGACCCGGCCGATGTGGTGCGGATCCTCAAACCGACGCCGGTGCACGTGGCGATCTAG
- a CDS encoding rhomboid family intramembrane serine protease produces the protein MDWKRFFDNLGMNGTRWQWRIMNWERRLKGGPGAPPLFGHGGPSLTGILIFANLALFTLMVIHGTILGLGLQAILNPPTQLLVYWGGQYWPLVLGQGEWWRCLTYAFTHGGLIHLGFNMMVLYQVGPLLEAELGKPRFLFLYTLTALTATGLGYLWHPAVPVVGASGSLFGLIGFSVVYYHRMGRAGEQIRNFMFQWAIFAFIFGLLVGADNAGHLGGALGGALLGGVLPIGVRSRRIMDPLFKGLAALSLAAIVGSLLLLAASLLTT, from the coding sequence TTGGACTGGAAACGTTTCTTCGACAACCTCGGCATGAACGGCACCCGCTGGCAGTGGCGGATCATGAACTGGGAGCGCCGCCTCAAGGGGGGCCCGGGAGCCCCTCCCCTCTTCGGCCATGGCGGTCCGTCGCTCACCGGCATCCTGATCTTCGCCAACCTCGCCCTCTTCACCCTGATGGTCATTCACGGCACGATCCTCGGACTCGGGCTGCAGGCGATCCTCAACCCGCCGACCCAGCTCCTGGTCTACTGGGGGGGGCAGTACTGGCCCCTGGTCCTCGGACAGGGGGAGTGGTGGCGCTGCCTGACCTACGCCTTCACCCACGGCGGGCTCATCCATCTCGGCTTCAACATGATGGTCCTCTACCAGGTCGGTCCCCTTCTCGAGGCCGAGCTCGGCAAACCGCGCTTCCTCTTTCTCTATACCCTCACCGCCCTTACCGCCACGGGCCTCGGCTATCTCTGGCACCCGGCGGTCCCGGTGGTCGGCGCCTCCGGCTCCCTCTTTGGCCTGATCGGCTTCTCCGTCGTCTATTACCACCGGATGGGCCGCGCCGGGGAGCAGATCCGCAACTTCATGTTTCAGTGGGCGATCTTCGCCTTTATCTTCGGCCTGCTGGTCGGCGCCGATAACGCCGGCCACCTTGGCGGCGCTCTCGGAGGTGCTCTCCTTGGAGGGGTGCTCCCCATCGGCGTCCGCTCCCGCCGGATCATGGACCCTCTCTTCAAGGGGCTGGCAGCGCTGAGCCTGGCTGCCATTGTCGGCAGTCTCCTCCTGCTGGCGGCCTCCCTGCTGACCACCTGA